The nucleotide window ATGCGTTTACCTTGCCGTAGTTCCATGACAGGTCTCCTATGAGAATGGCCCTTTCCCCAAGTATAACCACAGCAGCCACAGGACCACCTGATGGAATGGACACGTGCCAATTACGGCCGGATGATTCGCGATTGACGCGAGGCCGGAATTGGCGGCTCGTCGAGAAACGATGTGTCTCAGATCGATAGAGAATCAGCTACTTCGAATGTGGGCTGGCCGTGGGCCAATCCCGTTTTCCCGTCGAGGTTTCGCTTCATGATGACGCGGCGGGGCCGGTGCTTTCACGTGCGAGAATCCTCCGCGAGTCCTGGTGCCCCAAAGGGCGACTCGCCAAGTTGAAATCACAGCAATCTGTGAGGATTGAGAAGTGGTGAATGGGCTTGAGTATTTAAGTCTTGCGGTTGGCGCTGCTTGTTGAACAGCTCCCGGGCCACCATCGCCAGTGCCCCCTGCACTCGTCATGCACAAATCATCGAGGTGTTAAGGAGGACAACCATCAAGGGGTTACTATAGAGATCATGAATGGTACTGATGTCCCGGATTGAGGAGACCACACAATGAAACTGTACACCGTTGGCTACGGCGGCCGAACCCCGGAAGAGTTCCTGAGGTTGCTTGCAGACGGAGGCATCCGCGCTGTGGTTGATGTTCGTCTCCGCCCCGACCGCTCCAGTATGGCCACGTACGTGAAGGCGAAGGACCCGCACAAGGGCATCGAGGGCTGGCTGAGCCGAGCCGGTGTTCAGTACTTCTCCTTTATCGAGCTGGGCAACCTGTTCCTGGAGTTCGACCATTGGCAGAGCCGTTACCGGAATCTGATGGAGCGGGCCGGAGATCTTCTCACACAACGCCTGCGCAAGGTCCCGCCGCCCTTCTGTCTGATGTGCGCCGAGAAGTCTGCCGACCGGTGCCACCGAGCCATCATCGCCTCGTATCTTGCGGAAAGAGGCTACGAGGCGGAGCACCTTGAATGATGCGGCAGGTGTGGTCTTCGCGGACGGGCTACGAGTACCTTCTGCCCGGTCGGAACATACCCTGATGTCCGGATACAATCACGGCCGGGAGAACGTTGTATGAGCAAGATTCGGCTTTCCCAGATCAGGTCGCTCAGACCCTATGTTTCACGGTATGCATTGTTGCTGTGGGCGACCGCGATTGGAGCCGCAGCGATTTTGTGCGCGCCGGTTCACAGTCGTCTT belongs to Anaerobaca lacustris and includes:
- a CDS encoding DUF488 domain-containing protein, with the protein product MKLYTVGYGGRTPEEFLRLLADGGIRAVVDVRLRPDRSSMATYVKAKDPHKGIEGWLSRAGVQYFSFIELGNLFLEFDHWQSRYRNLMERAGDLLTQRLRKVPPPFCLMCAEKSADRCHRAIIASYLAERGYEAEHLE